Proteins encoded within one genomic window of Haematobia irritans isolate KBUSLIRL chromosome 5, ASM5000362v1, whole genome shotgun sequence:
- the LOC142239060 gene encoding uncharacterized protein LOC142239060: MAHKNLKSRVILPEDQHRIVQFYLDNFYCYEPVFSSEPRMVPGPRDLADIGTCIRGGTSIMCYVDNNGGGEDEEEIVGAFLCTTKTRSYVTGLFEAAAAEGNTKYGHYLRLLGTLHREAAICQRYSVDEIFFTFMAAVAPKWRNKNVLKLLGDETINLATKLGYKVYTADCTSEFSARVAELLGMDRLIVLKYEDFCDANRRPYFVVPLPHLTAKTYALRLPYERRVFNGSKL; encoded by the coding sequence ATGGCTCATAAAAATCTGAAATCTCGTGTAATACTCCCAGAGGATCAGCATCGTATAGTACAGTTCTACTTGGATAACTTCTATTGCTATGAACCTGTATTTAGTTCTGAGCCAAGAATGGTTCCAGGACCTAGGGATTTAGCAGATATTGGTACATGTATTCGAGGTGGCACAAGTATTATGTGCTATGTGGACAACAACGGTGGAGGTGAAGATGAAGAGGAAATTGTTGGAGCATTCTTGTGCACAACCAAAACACGGTCATATGTTACCGGATTATTTGAAGCAGCTGCTGCAGAGGGCAATACCAAATACGGTCACTATTTACGACTGCTTGGAACTCTACATCGTGAAGCTGCAATTTGCCAGAGATATAGCGTGGATgagatattttttacatttatggCTGCCGTAGCACCAAAGTGGCGTAATAAAAATGTCCTAAAACTTTTGGGTGATGAGACCATAAATTTGGCCACTAAATTGGGCTATAAGGTTTACACGGCAGATTGTACGAGTGAGTTTTCGGCACGTGTTGCAGAACTTCTAGGCATGGATCGTTTAATTGTCCTAAAGTATGAGGATTTTTGTGACGCCAATAGGAGGCCATATTTTGTGGTACCTTTACCCCATTTGACAGCCAAAACCTATGCCTTAAGATTGCCATACGAGAGGAGAGTATTTAATGGAagtaaactttaa
- the LOC142240926 gene encoding arylalkylamine N-acetyltransferase-like 2, which translates to MDNNIEIKVIKPKDLDRVEEFLMENFLRNAPLSSCPPVKEPSAEDKEKIRKCIEIYGCSLMALEGDTLVGVFVAMPKNRSSIDEYFENAQQLGKTNKYGQIMQLLGEINRDAGIFDRYGVDEILYLYIASVASSHGGRGIAAQMTRELMRLAKEWNYKVLSMDCSSYYCTRVCERLGLECLNTVVFEDYKDESGNPIFKPALPHRAMKTFAQRL; encoded by the coding sequence ATGGATaacaatattgaaataaaagttattaAACCCAAAGATCTCGATAGAGTTGaggaatttcttatggaaaactTTTTACGCAATGCCCCCCTGAGTAGTTGTCCTCCTGTGAAGGAACCCTCAGCTGaagataaagaaaaaattcgCAAATGTATTGAAATCTATGGATGCAGTCTAATGGCTTTGGAGGGAGACACATTGGTAGGAGTTTTTGTAGCAATGCCCAAGAATAGATCTTCCATTGACGAGTACTTTGAGAATGCCCAGCAATTGGGTAAGACCAATAAATATGGTCAAATCATGCAATTGTTGGGTGAAATAAATCGTGATGCTGGAATTTTTGACCGTTATGGGGTGGATGAAATTCTATATCTCTATATTGCATCGGTGGCCTCCAGTCATGGTGGTCGCGGTATTGCTGCCCAAATGACTCGGGAATTAATGCGTTTGGCTAAAGAGTGGAATTATAAAGTATTATCGATGGACTGCAGTAGTTATTATTGTACTCGTGTTTGTGAACGCCTCGGCTTGGAGTGTCTGAACACAGTGGTATTTGAGGACTACAAAGATGAGAGTGGTAATCCCATATTTAAACCAGCCTTACCACACAGAGCTATGAAAACATTTGCTCAACGTTTATAG
- the LOC142240457 gene encoding uncharacterized protein LOC142240457, whose amino-acid sequence MAAGSTRKHKNLQQEDIFLQFMDENPNIAKGFVKGDRLHADEKWARLTASLNSAGPPVKDVNSWKKVWSDWKVNIRKKLAHNKRETSATGGGPYSQLAVSPVEDRIAQLCGLYKMIDGVEGTKSYGVFEDNVCETSPDSQKAVKKQLHFESDENASIRSPEYKPKRSRRSQPSVELEDLCTAQNEMMERVVDTLGEVHLVLREQNDIFRDIKNILQNKFGN is encoded by the exons ATGGCAGCAGGTTCGAC acgaAAACACAAAAACTTACAGCAGGAGGACATATTTCTCCAGTTTATGGATGAAAATCCGAACATCGCTAAAGGCTTTGTGAAAGGAGATCGCCTACACGCTGATGAGAAATGGGCAAGACTAACAGCGTCTTTAAATAGTGCTGGGCCACCAGTAAAAGATGTAAATAGTTGGAAGAAA GTGTGGTCTGATTGGAAAGTAAACATTCGAAAGAAGTTGGCGCATAACAAACGCGAAACTTCTGCTACTGGTGGTGGACCGTACTCACAACTTGCCGTGTCACCTGTGGAAGACCGAATAGCCCAATTGTGCGGTTTATATAAAATGATTGATGGTGTAGAAGGCACCAAATCCTATGGTGTGTTTGAAGATAATGTTTGCGAGACGTCTCCCGACTCTCAGAAGGCGGTAAAAAAACAATTGCATTTTGAAAGTGACGAAAATGCTTCCATCAGAAGTCCAGAATACAAGCCAAAGCGTAGCCGTCGATCTCAGCCTTCTGTAGAGTTGGAAGATCTATGTACTGCTCAAAATGAAATGATGGAAAGAGTTGTCGATACTCTCGGCGAAGTTCATTTGGTTTTACGTGagcaaaatgacatttttagggacataaaaaatatactgcaaaacaaatttggaaattaa